The Amycolatopsis nigrescens CSC17Ta-90 genomic interval AAAGCGACTGCTCGAGACGGCGACCTGGTGGATCCACGTGACCACCCCCGGCCGGCTCCGCCGCGGCGAGCGTGGGTACGCGTCGGCGTTGCGGGTGCGGTTGGTGCACGCGCACGTCCGCGCGGCGATGAACCGGCGGGCGGACTGGGACTACGCGGCATGGGACCGGCCGATCAACCAGGTGCAGACCGCCGGCACCCTGCTGCTCTTCTCGCTGGTCTTCGTGTTCGGCACCCAGCTGCTTGGCATCCGCTACACCGAGCGCGAGCGCGGCGACATCCTGCACCTCTGGCGCTACGTCGGCTGGCTGATGGGGGTCGACGAGGAGCTCCTGCCCGCCAGCGAGGCGGACGCCTGGCGCCTGCTCTGGCTGCTCGCGGCCACCGAATTCATCCCCGACGACGACTCCAAACGCCTGGCCAGGGCGCTGGTGAAAACCCACGAAGAGGTCGGCAACGGCCGTGGCGCGGCCGGCAAGGTGCTCGCGCACGTCTCGGTCCGGCTGCACTCCTCGATCAGCAGGCTGGTGCTCGGCAAGGCCAACGCCGACTACCTCGAACTGCCCAACGACCCGATCGCGCAGGGCGCGGTGCTCACCGCGGCGGCGGTCAACTTCGCCGCGGAGACCCTTCGCCGCCACATTCCCGGCGCCACCGCCCTGCAGGAACGCATCGGCCGCGCCGGGCGGCGGTCCTACGTCCGGCGCATCGGACGGCTCTTCGAACCGGACACCAGCTACGCCAAGCACATGCGCGCCGCCTGAGCACCGCCGAGAATCCGCCGGATAGGCTGCCCTGGTGCTGCTCAGTGACCGTGACCTTCGCAAAGAGCTCGACGCCGGCCGCGTCGTCGTCGACCCCTTCGATCCGGCGATGCTGCAGCCGTCCAGTATCGACGTGCGGCTGGACCGCTTCTTCCGGGTGTTCGACAACTCGAAGTACACCCACATCGACCCGCAGCTCCAGCAGGACGAGCTGACCTCGCTGGTGGAGAAGGAGGGCGAAGACCCCTTCGTGCTGCACCCCGGCGAGTTCGTGCTCGGCTCCACCTTCGAACTGCTCACCCTGCCGGACGACCTGGCCGGGCGGCTGGAGGGCAAGTCCTCACTCGGCCGCCTCGGCCTGCTGACGCACTCCACCGCCGGGTTCATCGACCCCGGCTTCTCCGGCCACATCACCCTCGAGCTGTCGAACGTGGCCAACCTGCCGATCACGCTCTGGCCCGGCATGAAGATCGGCCAGCTCTGCCTGTTCCGGCTGACCAGCGCCGCCGAGTTCCCCTACGGCTCCACCCAGGCCGGCTCGCGCTACCAGGGGCAGCGCGGCCCGACGCCGAGCCGCGCCTACCGGAACTTCCACCGGGTGGACACCTGGCGGTCGTGAGTGAAAAGTGTTGCCCCAGCAACACAAATCACTCACGACGCCGGTATGTCCAGCC includes:
- a CDS encoding oxygenase MpaB family protein, with protein sequence MDERLPDPELFRTAGFRLASRLFVRGDIRADERQLRRLREFAQAEDPLADAVVAMIQRRESGEGRALFERALAEGIEAVEDAPEELVAFFGSVGATPYWVDMARVDRGARAITRVGVLGLFPLSDMSLMGGYLASRATKSLVGTGEIEYMATKRLLETATWWIHVTTPGRLRRGERGYASALRVRLVHAHVRAAMNRRADWDYAAWDRPINQVQTAGTLLLFSLVFVFGTQLLGIRYTERERGDILHLWRYVGWLMGVDEELLPASEADAWRLLWLLAATEFIPDDDSKRLARALVKTHEEVGNGRGAAGKVLAHVSVRLHSSISRLVLGKANADYLELPNDPIAQGAVLTAAAVNFAAETLRRHIPGATALQERIGRAGRRSYVRRIGRLFEPDTSYAKHMRAA
- the dcd gene encoding dCTP deaminase, with protein sequence MLLSDRDLRKELDAGRVVVDPFDPAMLQPSSIDVRLDRFFRVFDNSKYTHIDPQLQQDELTSLVEKEGEDPFVLHPGEFVLGSTFELLTLPDDLAGRLEGKSSLGRLGLLTHSTAGFIDPGFSGHITLELSNVANLPITLWPGMKIGQLCLFRLTSAAEFPYGSTQAGSRYQGQRGPTPSRAYRNFHRVDTWRS